A single Danio rerio strain Tuebingen ecotype United States chromosome 17, GRCz12tu, whole genome shotgun sequence DNA region contains:
- the tmem121aa gene encoding transmembrane protein 121: MVLPPPDKRHVCLTTIVIMTSMAFMDAYLVEQNQGPRKIGVCIIVLVGDICFLIVLRYVAVWVGAEVRTAKRGYAMILWFLYIFVLEIKLYFVFQNYKADRKSLETVARKALTLLLSVCVPGLYLVLVALDSMEYVRTFRKKEDMRGRLFWVALDLLDVLDIQANLWEPQRTGLPIWAEGLMFFYCYILLLILPCVSLSEISVQGEHVSPQKMMLYPVLSLVTINIVTILIRGVNMVLFQDSRVSTIFIGKNVVAIATKACTFLEYRRQVKEFPPQDPAGIAMEIQQNSVPHNQTLPNATTTLPEEPSPAREVIDT, from the coding sequence ATGGTTCTGCCGCCACCTGACAAGAGGCATGTGTGTTTAACCACCATTGTGATCATGACTAGCATGGCCTTCATGGATGCCTACCTTGTGGAGCAAAACCAGGGCCCACGTAAAATCGGCGTCTGCATTATCGTCTTGGTTGGAGATATTTGCTTTCTTATAGTCTTGAGATATGTGGCGGTGTGGGTGGGAGCTGAGGTAAGGACTGCGAAGCGAGGTTACGCCATGATCCTCTGGTTCCTATACATCTTTGTTCTGGAGATCAAACTCTACTTCGTCTTCCAGAACTACAAGGCTGACCGTAAAAGTTTGGAGACGGTCGCTCGGAAAGCATTGACTTTGTTGCTGTCAGTTTGTGTACCTGGACTCTACCTTGTCCTGGTCGCTCTTGACAGCATGGAGTATGTTAGAACCTTTCGGAAGAAGGAGGACATGAGGGGTCGCCTCTTCTGGGTGGCACTTGACCTTCTGGATGTCCTGGACATTCAGGCTAATCTTTGGGAGCCACAGCGGACAGGTCTGCCCATCTGGGCTGAAGGTCTGATGTTCTTCTACTGCTACATTCTGTTGTTGATCCTGCCTTGTGTTTCTCTAAGTGAGATCAGCGTGCAGGGCGAACATGTGTCGCCTCAGAAGATGATGCTGTATCCAGTTCTCAGCTTGGTGACCATCAATATCGTCACCATCCTCATTCGAGGGGTCAACATGGTGCTGTTCCAGGACAGCCGAGTCTCGACCATCTTCATAGGAAAGAACGTTGTTGCTATCGCCACTAAGGCCTGCACCTTCCTGGAGTACCGAAGACAAGTTAAGGAGTTTCCCCCACAGGATCCTGCAGGGATTGCAATGGAGATACAGCAGAACTCTGTGCCACACAATCAAACTCTACCAAACGCCACAACCACTCTCCCAGAAGAGCCCTCACCAGCCCGTGAGGTCATTGACACGTGA
- the pth2 gene encoding tuberoinfundibular peptide of 39 residues precursor produces the protein MALSLPPRPALLFLVLMSVTLMASAFPQPQLRPLQSNLPAIGQEDSKGEQWEVVYPSISLRDWSIQMLTAPDFGAAKTGREQLVADDWLPLSQSQMEEELVKGWTGDWPSRVGHQQKRNIVVADDAAFREKSKLLTAMERQKWLNSYMQKLLVVNSK, from the exons ATGGCTTTATCCTTGCCTCCTCGTCCTGCCCTGTTGTTCTTAGTCCTCATGAGTGTGACTCTCATGGCATCGGCATTTCCCCAGCCTCAGCTTCGACCTCTGCAAAg TAACTTGCCTGCAATTGGTCAAGAAGACTCCAAAGGTGAGCAGTGGGAGGTGGTGTATCCATCCATCTCGCTCCGTGATTGGAGCATTCAGATGCTGACCGCCCCTGATTTTGGTGCAGCTAAGACTGGGAGGGAGCAGCTGGTGGCAGATGATTGGCTCCCGCTCAGCCAATCACAGATGGAGGAGGAGCTGGTGAAGGGCTGGACGGGCGACTGGCCTTCACGGGTGGGTCACCAGCAGAAGAGAAACATAGTGGTGGCAGATGACGCTGCGTTTAGAGAGAAGAGTAAGCTGTTGACAGCAATGGAGAGACAAAAATGGCTCAACTCCTATATGCAGAAGCTCTTAGTAGTTAATTCAAAGTAA